A genome region from Chryseobacterium sp. G0186 includes the following:
- the aceB gene encoding malate synthase A, protein METKTQLKISNQKQFEEIFTPDLIDFLIALHQNFNHKRVELLQERKKTQHEFDKGILPKFLKETEEVRNGNWICAPLPEDLLDRRVEITGPVDRKMIINALNSGALTFMADFEDSSSPTWENCMDGQINLSDAVNRTIDFVNEKGKAYKLNEKTAVLLVRPRGLHLPEKHIKINEEETSGSLIDFGIYFFRNVESLLKNGSGPYFYLPKLEHYKEARWWNDVFVFAQDYVNIPQGIIKATVLIETITASFHIDEILYELKEHSAGLNCGRWDYIFSYIKKFRNIPEFMVPDRDQVTMSSPFMSAYSKRVIEGCHKRNVHAMGGMAAQIPVKNDDEANNTAFEKVKNDKEREVKNGHDGTWVAHPALVSVAKDIFDHYMPAKNQIDKKVEYQIQESDLLEIPKGDITEKGVRKNINVGILYLESWLMGTGAAAIYNLMEDAATAEISRTQIWQWLKNEAVLSDDRTLTRSMILQWEKEEMDNIEKYVGEARFKNGKFNLAKELFNELIFSENFEEFLTLKAYPFI, encoded by the coding sequence ATGGAAACCAAGACTCAGCTAAAAATATCGAATCAGAAGCAGTTTGAAGAAATTTTCACTCCGGATTTAATCGATTTTCTGATTGCCCTTCATCAGAACTTCAATCATAAAAGAGTAGAACTTTTACAAGAAAGAAAAAAAACGCAGCATGAATTTGATAAAGGAATTCTTCCCAAGTTTTTAAAAGAGACAGAAGAAGTAAGAAACGGAAATTGGATTTGTGCGCCGCTGCCGGAAGATTTATTAGACAGAAGAGTAGAAATTACCGGACCTGTTGACCGAAAAATGATTATTAACGCTTTGAACTCAGGAGCTTTAACGTTTATGGCGGATTTTGAAGACAGCAGTTCGCCTACCTGGGAAAACTGTATGGATGGGCAAATCAACCTTTCTGATGCTGTCAACAGAACCATTGATTTTGTAAATGAAAAAGGCAAAGCCTATAAGCTAAATGAAAAGACTGCTGTTTTATTGGTTCGTCCAAGAGGATTGCATCTTCCCGAGAAACATATTAAGATCAATGAAGAAGAAACATCAGGATCTTTAATCGATTTTGGAATCTATTTTTTCAGAAACGTAGAAAGTCTTTTGAAAAACGGAAGTGGTCCTTATTTCTATCTGCCAAAATTAGAACATTATAAAGAAGCACGATGGTGGAATGACGTTTTTGTTTTTGCTCAGGATTATGTAAACATTCCACAAGGAATCATTAAGGCGACAGTTTTAATAGAAACCATTACGGCCTCATTCCATATTGATGAAATCTTATATGAATTAAAGGAGCATAGTGCAGGACTGAATTGCGGAAGATGGGATTATATTTTTTCATACATCAAAAAATTCAGAAATATTCCTGAGTTTATGGTGCCGGACAGGGATCAGGTAACCATGAGTTCCCCTTTCATGAGTGCTTATTCAAAAAGGGTTATTGAGGGATGTCATAAAAGAAATGTTCATGCAATGGGCGGAATGGCAGCACAAATTCCTGTAAAAAATGATGATGAAGCCAATAATACAGCCTTTGAAAAGGTGAAGAATGATAAAGAGCGGGAAGTTAAAAACGGTCATGACGGAACCTGGGTGGCCCATCCTGCATTGGTTTCTGTAGCTAAGGATATTTTTGATCATTATATGCCGGCTAAAAATCAGATTGATAAAAAAGTTGAATACCAGATACAAGAAAGTGACCTGTTAGAAATTCCCAAGGGCGACATCACTGAAAAAGGAGTTCGTAAGAATATCAATGTTGGAATCCTTTATCTTGAAAGCTGGCTGATGGGAACAGGAGCTGCTGCCATTTACAATTTGATGGAAGACGCGGCCACTGCAGAAATTTCAAGAACACAAATCTGGCAATGGCTGAAAAATGAAGCTGTTTTGAGTGATGACAGAACATTAACCCGAAGCATGATTCTACAATGGGAAAAAGAAGAAATGGACAATATTGAAAAATATGTGGGTGAAGCCCGTTTCAAAAATGGAAAATTCAACCTTGCTAAGGAACTTTTCAATGAATTGATCTTCTCTGAAAATTTTGAAGAATTTTTAACCCTAAAAGCATATCCTTTTATCTAG
- a CDS encoding helix-turn-helix domain-containing protein, translating into MNSESDFIKTVFGLKLKQLRQKKNWSLQDLAVKTGLSKSYLNEIENGKKYPKHDKIIQLSDALNSTFDDLVSTKLDKSLAPFNEILQSDFFKEVPLELFGINKNNLISIISDAPKKVTAFINALIEISQNYNLGKERFYFAVLRSFQELYDNYFPEIEDKVNQFTEENHLQIDRNLKSDILENILIEKFNYTIQSEDFEKYDTLDNLRSLLIPEKKLLLLNRKLEKDQKTFILAKEIGFNVLELKVRPTTYSWLDFGSFEEILNNFYASYFAGALLISKEPAIEKTAEFFQQNNWNPKSFESLINTFTHSPETFYYRLTNILSAEMGIKDLFYLCLVKKKGSDKIQILKELHLNHQQAPHANAMNEHYCQRWIAVKNLHDLKENETLTDAQISHYKDQGISYLVISTSQRNPFSDGSNRSYCLGILLNSQTIKKIGFVKSPSLKTINVGVTCESCSIADCEIRQAPAVRLEKEHFNSSMKNSIEKIRKEF; encoded by the coding sequence ATGAATTCAGAAAGCGACTTTATTAAGACAGTTTTTGGACTAAAACTGAAACAGCTGAGACAAAAGAAAAATTGGTCTCTGCAGGACCTTGCCGTAAAAACCGGATTGTCAAAATCTTATCTTAATGAGATTGAGAACGGAAAAAAGTACCCGAAACACGACAAGATCATTCAGCTGTCTGATGCCCTGAACTCTACTTTTGATGATCTGGTTTCTACAAAACTGGATAAAAGCCTTGCTCCGTTTAATGAAATTCTTCAATCGGATTTCTTTAAGGAAGTTCCTCTAGAATTATTTGGGATCAATAAAAACAATCTTATCAGCATCATTAGCGATGCTCCTAAAAAGGTAACGGCTTTCATCAATGCATTGATTGAAATTTCCCAGAATTACAATCTAGGAAAGGAAAGGTTTTATTTTGCGGTATTAAGATCATTTCAGGAATTGTATGATAATTATTTCCCTGAAATTGAGGATAAGGTCAATCAGTTCACAGAAGAGAATCATTTACAGATTGACAGAAATTTAAAGTCTGATATTCTTGAAAATATTCTTATTGAGAAATTCAATTACACTATCCAATCTGAAGATTTCGAAAAGTATGACACCTTAGACAATCTTCGATCTCTTCTTATTCCGGAAAAAAAACTATTGCTTCTCAACAGAAAACTTGAAAAGGATCAGAAAACATTTATTCTGGCAAAGGAAATAGGGTTTAATGTCCTGGAGTTAAAGGTTCGTCCTACCACGTATTCATGGCTTGACTTTGGAAGTTTTGAAGAGATTTTAAATAATTTCTATGCTTCTTATTTTGCCGGAGCCTTATTGATTTCAAAGGAGCCAGCTATTGAAAAAACCGCTGAGTTTTTCCAGCAAAATAATTGGAACCCCAAGAGCTTTGAGAGCCTTATCAATACTTTCACCCACTCACCTGAAACGTTTTATTATCGTTTGACCAATATTCTTTCTGCAGAAATGGGAATTAAGGATTTATTTTACTTGTGTCTGGTCAAAAAGAAAGGTTCTGATAAAATCCAGATTTTAAAGGAGCTTCATCTTAATCACCAGCAGGCTCCTCACGCTAACGCTATGAATGAACATTACTGCCAGAGGTGGATTGCCGTGAAAAACCTGCACGATTTAAAGGAAAATGAAACCCTGACGGATGCACAGATTTCTCATTATAAAGATCAGGGAATAAGCTATCTGGTTATTTCTACTTCTCAAAGAAATCCTTTTTCGGATGGCAGCAACAGAAGCTACTGCCTGGGGATTTTATTGAATTCCCAAACGATTAAAAAGATAGGTTTTGTAAAATCTCCATCTTTAAAAACCATTAATGTTGGGGTTACCTGCGAATCCTGCAGCATTGCTGATTGCGAAATAAGACAAGCCCCTGCAGTACGACTGGAAAAGGAACATTTTAATAGCAGTATGAAAAATTCTATTGAAAAAATCAGGAAAGAATTTTAG
- a CDS encoding ComF family protein codes for MILDLFFPNRCIHCNRIIEPELLVCDLCYTQIHFTHYDYFETNPIREKCKLLFPVENTYALIQFEEESVSRKIIHELKYKGRENVGKILAEWTTEQLNFQNQVPDLMVSVPLHPKKLRERGYNQLHLFTETLSKFYNIPFDHHLITRNHYSKAQALKNKQRRLETANTFSVTQPITGKHILLIDDVFTTGNTVSSIAWEILNAGDNKVSVLVMAMDV; via the coding sequence ATGATACTGGATTTATTTTTTCCAAACCGATGCATTCATTGCAATAGAATCATTGAACCTGAACTTCTAGTTTGTGACCTCTGCTACACCCAAATTCATTTTACGCATTATGATTATTTTGAGACTAATCCGATCAGAGAAAAATGTAAACTCCTTTTCCCAGTGGAGAACACCTATGCCTTAATCCAGTTTGAGGAAGAAAGTGTAAGCCGGAAAATTATTCATGAGTTAAAATACAAAGGTAGAGAGAACGTGGGAAAAATTCTTGCCGAATGGACAACCGAGCAGCTTAATTTTCAAAATCAAGTTCCTGATCTCATGGTAAGTGTACCTCTACATCCTAAAAAGCTACGGGAAAGAGGCTACAATCAGCTTCATTTATTTACAGAAACACTTTCAAAATTTTACAACATCCCATTTGATCATCATTTGATTACAAGAAATCATTATTCCAAAGCACAGGCTTTAAAGAATAAACAGCGCCGACTGGAAACAGCGAACACATTTTCAGTTACCCAGCCCATCACCGGAAAACACATTCTTTTGATAGATGATGTCTTTACGACAGGAAACACCGTCTCGTCTATTGCATGGGAAATTCTAAATGCCGGAGACAATAAAGTGAGCGTATTGGTAATGGCAATGGATGTTTGA
- a CDS encoding alpha/beta fold hydrolase, with amino-acid sequence MPNLILLHGALGHKDIFKPYLEKLSPYFTIHTPLFSGHGDLELSSDGISIEKYTEELTAYCTENKINDIFILGHSMGGYVGLCYAMKNPENVNSIITLGTKFDWTEEQALKESKMLNPDIILEKIPQYAQLLETQHGSKWRQLLPAIADLMINLGKNPPLENNLATINTPVQIMVGDKDNMVSIEESISIYRKLPNAKLAVLPDTKHPMDKVRPNLLLCLIKDFWNLS; translated from the coding sequence ATGCCCAATCTGATCTTATTACATGGAGCTTTAGGCCATAAAGATATATTTAAACCTTACCTTGAGAAACTTTCGCCATATTTTACCATTCATACTCCATTATTTTCAGGACATGGAGATCTTGAGCTTTCCTCAGATGGAATCAGCATTGAAAAGTACACTGAAGAACTAACGGCATATTGCACAGAAAATAAAATAAATGATATTTTTATTTTAGGTCACAGTATGGGTGGTTATGTTGGGCTTTGCTATGCCATGAAAAACCCTGAGAATGTAAATTCCATTATCACTCTGGGAACAAAATTTGACTGGACCGAGGAACAGGCTTTAAAGGAAAGTAAAATGCTTAATCCGGATATCATTCTTGAAAAAATCCCCCAATATGCCCAACTTTTAGAGACTCAACATGGTTCAAAATGGAGACAGCTTCTTCCTGCCATCGCAGATTTAATGATTAACTTAGGGAAAAATCCTCCACTTGAAAATAATCTTGCTACCATTAACACTCCTGTGCAAATCATGGTAGGTGATAAGGACAATATGGTAAGCATTGAGGAAAGTATAAGTATATACAGAAAACTTCCCAACGCAAAATTGGCCGTACTCCCGGATACAAAGCATCCAATGGATAAGGTACGACCAAATTTATTATTGTGTTTAATAAAAGATTTCTGGAATCTTTCTTAA
- the upp gene encoding uracil phosphoribosyltransferase: MLTILSQNFSLVNEWINELRNIGVQRDRMRFRRNMERIGEIAAFEISKGLETREVEIQTPLDSIKSTEIAVQPVITTILRAGVPLFEGILNYLDRADCGFVAAYRKHDANDYFSIKQDYLTCPSIEGRPLIVADPMLATGASLIEAIKDLLTNGNPTQLHIVAAIASRQGVETVQNAYPDAHIWVGAIDENLTSKGYITPGLGDAGDLSYGEKLQR, translated from the coding sequence ATGCTTACTATTTTATCACAAAACTTTTCCCTTGTCAATGAATGGATTAACGAACTTAGAAACATCGGGGTTCAGCGTGACCGAATGAGATTTCGAAGAAATATGGAAAGGATTGGAGAAATTGCAGCTTTTGAAATCAGCAAAGGATTAGAAACAAGAGAAGTTGAGATCCAGACTCCTTTAGATTCTATAAAAAGTACAGAAATTGCAGTACAGCCGGTTATTACGACCATTTTAAGAGCAGGAGTTCCTTTGTTTGAAGGTATTCTGAACTATCTGGACAGAGCAGATTGTGGCTTCGTAGCAGCTTATAGAAAGCACGATGCCAACGATTATTTCTCCATTAAACAAGATTACCTAACTTGCCCAAGCATTGAGGGTAGACCTTTAATCGTTGCAGATCCAATGTTGGCAACCGGAGCGTCATTAATTGAAGCGATCAAGGATTTGTTGACAAACGGAAATCCAACCCAACTTCACATCGTAGCAGCCATTGCCTCAAGACAAGGTGTTGAAACCGTTCAAAATGCATATCCTGATGCACATATATGGGTAGGAGCCATTGATGAAAACCTAACATCAAAAGGATATATCACTCCTGGATTAGGAGATGCAGGAGATTTGAGTTACGGTGAAAAACTTCAAAGATAA